A genomic region of Cyprinus carpio isolate SPL01 chromosome B13, ASM1834038v1, whole genome shotgun sequence contains the following coding sequences:
- the LOC109100716 gene encoding androgen-dependent TFPI-regulating protein, with product MVMKFVFQQQTVTADMTGMLKKFYHIVAFSWYIFVIQSVYAKRNSDKPAGMFVYGGPWKYLTFLNLVLQIVFFGLASVNDLQPVGKGSKTSLLCLCKDLLFSVFAFPVGMVILMFWLIFAYDRQLVYPASMDSLFPPWMNHAMHTLVLPIVFGEILVEPHIYPKTKNGLAALGFVSVAYSGWVVWVYLTVGIWVYPLLGMFSSSGLTVFFFYNMLVLALLYLLGQTLNRKVWGKEHPKLTRT from the exons ATGGTGATGAAATTTGTATTTCAGCAACAGACTGTGACTGCAGACATGACTGGCATGTTGAAGAAATTTTACCACATAGTTGCTTTCAGCTGGTATATCTTTGTCATTCAGTCTGTTTATGCAAAACGAAACTCAGATAAACCAGCTGGGATGTTTGTCTATGGCGGACCCTGGAAATACCTCACATTTTTAAACCTG GTCTTGCAGATAGTGTTTTTTGGACTGGCATCTGTGAATGACCTTCAGCCTGTGGGGAAAGGCTCCAAAACATCACTTCTCTGCCTCTGCAAGGACTTGCTCTTTTCTGTCTTTGCGTTTCCAGTGGGAATGGTGA ttCTGATGTTTTGGCTGATTTTTGCCTATGATCGACAACTGGTCTATCCAGCTTCAATGGACAGCCTCTTCCCTCCATGGATGAATCACGCTATG CACACTCTTGTTCTTCCAATCGTGTTTGGTGAGATCCTGGTGGAGCCACATATCTATCCTAAAACAAAGAATGGTTTGGCTGCTTTGGGATTTGTTAGTGTTGCTTACTCAGGATG ggTGGTTTGGGTGTATCTGACGGTGGGAATCTGGGTTTACCCTTTACTGGGGATGTTCAGCAGCTCAGGATTGACCGTCTTCTTCTTTTATAACATGCTTGTGCTGGCGCTGCTGTACTTACTGGGACAAACTTTGAACCGtaaagtttggg GGAAAGAACATCCAAAATTAACAAGAACATGA
- the fam83ha gene encoding serine-rich adhesin for platelets — MAHRSQCSSAGDNSLDPNYLPPHYREEYRMAIDALVEADLEGYYGFLQEADVVDFLSRSEIEYIKHIVQAPHHAAQPERRYMAEDVDGSSDTYWPVHSDHDAPSLDLGWPQQYRFIGPTEVTTLVNPSDPEMPSIKEQVRRMIKNAQQVIAVVMDMFTDVDIFADILCAATRGVAVYVLLDELNAHHFVGMVNNCRVNLDEIKFMRVRTVSGSTYYCRTGKTFKGQMMDRFILVDCRAVLSGNYSFMWSFEKIHRCLAHLFLGQLVTTFDEEFRILFAHSEPLVVENVLANMPHYGGEPESDYSTEKIHMFNRQYPTMGMEWAGRTTEDHLKLGYKMLPFRSESIHSATEANPSVQRHMKLHAAHQYRGDQQFIEHGRQIRGPNKTVGFKRHSYGNITDYEYMPPQNHPTMRGNQYMEGAMPQGGHFAREPHIYQGAGLQSGYDMYGRFRGQGQHIDQFSGPVYPHEGDEAEPPGAYDHIQRYLQSQPAMEEGHGPRNVLPHMQSNLKRHSMGQSYTCQTSPTQPNQPEQKRFLSVNRKPQDVSQKQGLRDWRINSYLSANDDAGELDLAELEGSTACDDIPCFMQEAPCGPIRAEIRPGNREFNRIPSPRENPTFFKIQNDSIMPGSLANPPSDLSQINIITTPASTSESSCTTEGDKAEETQNREPKETNRKNEEFLKRKPNRPVQRSSRLRHSLIFSSNLELNSAEEMKDTAGEKDGDEASKLSARVSQILDKRRTGSAFQPFQWSNFVKSATFDNSTSESAQPQDELNKMGENSDVDKVETCQNIRKNSLKSDLQEKGLPQTVPEKSSQRDECPSNLSQKPSSFIDMNDPDYRLRYFKELAAKRKLAAAKASQSNPMKATQKFSLPEKPLATDADKKGPVFKTPETPLKSKNTPATVTEIKETYKDTKCEESSKDILHRATDAEKIRFKKKLAEESGSTLKNFKGDIDQALKPVEGARTVSTAKNQTPPILNIFSQKPACALQNQVDSVALDTTSTESGLNQYHIPKETDPSHAFLTESCLPVKFPQTKCVSPLCTTSDEGSLPAKESQILAQSLPNISSACSDTLALDSNSAANLAIVDTCEPSKNDHKDTVPSPAFSKTGISSTEHPTAIKADSSQHLSETGADFSRRFTAVGAEPSTAENVHSQHHSQLTPASKTDCFQQPTAVRKDFSLHPTATECRTSQNLPITKKPDSFQQPTAAESESFYHFTTIKAASSQQPTETGEDSSQPPIKTRTDYCQQSSGAESEDSEIHTAVQTDPTTTRNKSSQQYSAVTSDFSKHSTAKDSVQHHVAKESKHSHKPTASDTQHFVQPNAPAATSSKHSSAMEIDYSQQPTSTATYFSQHPTAAATDSSQQPIAKETDSSQKPIAMETYTFQQSTASVVDTIKELSASEADTPQSHTSTKSDLSTEPFKQLPLLGASSSQQPTAITTASTQQPTITIPDSSDTDSSQQPTAAEIDSSQQPAATETGSSRKPAAADKDSSQKSTATVTDYSDTDSSQQPTATVKHSSDTDASQQPTAAEIDSSREPTEADTDSSQKSTSAGTDSSQHPTAIEIDSTRKPGAADKDSSQKSTATVTDSSDADSSQQPTVTVTDSSDTDCSQQLTATVKDSSDTDSSQQPTATVTDSSDTDSSQQPTAAEIDSSQQPTATEICSSRKPAATDKDSSQKSASTGTDSSDTDSSQQPTVTVTDSSDTDSSQQPTSTVTDSSQQPTATVKDSSDTDSSQQPTVTVTDSSDTDSSQQPTATVTDSSQQPTATVKDSSGTDSSQQPTVTVTDSSDTDSSQQPTATVIDSSQQPTATVKDSSDTDSSQQPTATVTDSSQQPTATVKDSSDTDSSQQPTATVTDSSQQPTATVKDSSETDSSQQPTVTVTDSSDTDSSQQLTATVTDSSDTDSFQQPTATVKDSSQQPTATVTDSSDTDSSQQPTAAEIGSSRKPAATDKDSSQKSASIGTDSSDTDSSQQPTVTVTDSSDTDSSQQPTATVKDSSDTDPFQQPTITVRDSSGTDSSQQPTSTVTDSSDIDSSQQPAATEIGSSKKPAAADKDSSQNSTSTGKDSTDTYSSQQPTVTVTDSSDTDSFQQPAKTVTDSSVTDSSQQPTATVTDTSGTDSSQQPNAAEIDSSRESTAADTYSSQKSTSAGTDSSQQTAATETDFSQSTVKDTDSFQQPIATEVDSSREPTASDTDSSQTSTATETDSSPEPTAAVTDTSQKSASTVTDTSQKSTATETDSSPEPTAAVTETSQKSTSTVTDTSQKSTATETDSSPEPTATVTDSSQHSIVTYTDSSQQPTARVTDSSDTDSSQKPAATTTDYFQQSFATETDSSQQHAAKETDSSKTHTVTATDSLQLSIPTETDLSQQLTVTESEFSPNPTKTETDTSKHPIKTENESLQDITATKSDCVNAKKDDNLSEAFSKLIPILEANITQKDHSISQNPVITDLNSPAEHSQSDTVTPCNSQVELNQTQGCITRTVKDTDNGALTSLDSMEVSSTQPQGSPEPCLSSDEINSTQGITQLQSNLSSNPMEPSYQKDSKPEKTDEHHKSDTITEQTQSHDTSAIDSGPQIEVYTAIDSNGVDKIKPTAPEVENTVTKITEVSEKTHLTVHSNSENQSSVAENTNSNVSAHQTSTENVISCSNLRDDTKVLLEQISAKNQRRSSLSKQSLAAPNEAKKAEVSSADKLSSCSGRPWSSKTTPEEREMLLQKMEQMRKERKVYSRFEAS; from the exons ATGGCTCATCGTTCCCAGTGCTCCTCTGCCGGGGACAATTCCCTGGATCCCAACTACCTGCCCCCTCATTACCGTGAGGAATACCGAATGGCGATTGATGCCCTGGTTGAAGCTGACTTGGAGGGCTACTATGGGTTTCTTCAGGAAGCAGATGTGGTTGATTTCTTATCCCGTTCAGAGATTGAGTATATCAAACACATAGTGCAGGCTCCACATCACGCCGCCCAACCAGAGAGGAGATACATGGCTGAAGATGTAGATGGCTCTTCTGACACTTACTGGCCGGTACATTCAGACCATGATGCTCCGAGCCTTGACTTAGGCTGGCCACAGCAATACAGATTTATTGGACCCACTGAGGTCACTACATTGGTGAACCCCTCTGACCCCGAGATGCCCAGTATCAAGGAACAAGTCCGCAGAATGATCAAGAATGCACAACAA GTTATTGCTGTGGTGATGGATATGTTTACAGATGTTGACATCTTTGCTGATATCCTTTGTGCAGCGACACGTGGTGTGGCTGTTTATGTTCTTCTTGATGAACTGAATGCTCACCATTTTGTTGGGATGGTGAACAACTGTAGGGTCAATCTGGATGAAATAAAA TTCATGCGGGTAAGAACTGTGTCTGGCAGTACCTATTACTGCAGAACAGGAAAGACCTTTAAAGGTCAGATGATGGATCGCTTTATTCTGGTAGACTGCAGGGCTGTTTTAAGTGGTAACTATAG CTTCATGTGGTCTTTTGAGAAGATACATCGCTGTCTTGCTCATCTATTTCTGGGACAGCTTGTGACCACCTTTGATGAAGAGTTTCGGATTCTCTTTGCCCATTCCGAGCCACTGgttgttgaaaatgttttggCAAATATGCCACACTATGGTGGTGAACCTGAAAGCGACTACAGCACAGAAAAGATCCACATGTTTAACAGACAATATCCAACTATGGGCATGGAATGGGCTGGACGTACAACAGAAGATCATTTGAAATTGGGTTACAAAATGTTACCCTTTAGGAGTGAATCcatccacagtgcaacagaagcAAATCCCTCTGTTCAAAGGCACATGAAGCTGCATGCTGCCCATCAATATAGAGGGGACCAACAATTTATAGAGCATGGAAGGCAAATAAGAGGACCAAATAAGACAGTTGGCTTCAAAAGACATAGCTATGGAAATATAACTGATTATGAATACATGCCTCCTCAAAACCATCCAACAATGAGAGGAAACCAGTACATGGAGGGAGCAATGCCACAGGGCGGCCACTTTGCAAGGGAACCACATATTTACCAGGGAGCTGGATTACAATCTGGTTATGACATGTATGGAAGGTTTAGAGGCCAAGGCCAACACATCGATCAGTTTTCAGGGCCTGTCTACCCTCATGAGGGAGATGAAGCTGAACCACCTGGAGCTTATGACCATATTCAAAGATACCTGCAGTCTCAACCTGCTATGGAGGAAGGACATGGTCCAAGAAATGTATTGCCACATATGCAGTCCAATCTCAAGAGACATAGCATGGGACAGTCTTATACATGTCAGACCTCCCCAACACAACCAAACCAGCCAGAACAAAAACGTTTTCTCAGTGTAAACCGCAAACCACAGGATGTGAGTCAAAAGCAAGGCCTGCGGGACTGGAGGATCAACTCATACCTCAGTGCAAATGATGATGCAGGAGAGCTGGATTTAGCTGAACTTGAAGGATCCACTGCATGTGATGACATTCCATGTTTTATGCAGGAAGCTCCTTGTGGCCCCATACGTGCTGAAATTAGACCTGGAAATAGAGAGTTTAACAGGATACCTTCACCTAGGGAAAATCCCAcgtttttcaaaattcaaaatgattCTATTATGCCTGGCAGTTTAGCTAATCCTCCATCTGatttatcacaaataaatatcATAACAACACCTGCATCAACTTCAGAGTCTTCTTGCACCACTGAGGGTGACAAAGCGGAGGAGACGCAGAATAGAGAACCTAAAGAGACTAACCGGAAAAATGAAGAGTTTCTCAAAAGGAAACCCAACCGACCTGTCCAGAGGAGTTCCAGACTGAGACACTCGCTGATATTCAGTTCAAATCTGGAACTGAATAGTGCAGAAGAGATGAAAGATACTGCTGGAGAAAAAGATGGGGATGAAGCTTCAAAACTTTCAGCTCGTGTGTCACAAATCTTAGATAAAAGGAGGACTGGCTCTGCATTTCAACCATTTCAGTGGAGCAATTTTGTAAAGTCAGCCACATTTGATAACTCCACCTCAGAGTCTGCACAACCTCAGGATGAACTGAACAAAATGGGTGAAAATTCTGATGTAGATAAGGTTGAAACCTGCCAAAATATTCGAAAGAATTCATTAAAGAGTGATCTGCAAGAAAAAGGTCTGCCTCAAACAGTTCCTGAAAAATCTAGCCAAAGGGATGAATGTCCATCTAATTTATCGCAAAAGCCATCTTCTTTCATAGATATGAATGACCCTGACTATAGACTGAGGTATTTCAAAGAGTTAGCAGCCAAACGCAAACTTGCAGCAGCAAAGGCTTCTCAGAGCAATCCGATGAAAGCCACCCAAAAGTTTTCTCTACCAGAGAAACCTTTAGCTACTGATGCAGATAAAAAAGGCCCTGTCTTCAAGACCCCAGAAACTCCACTCAAGTCAAAAAATACCCCTGCCACAGTAACAGAGATCAAAGAGACCTATAAAGACACCAAATGTGAGGAATCGAGTAAAGACATCCTACATAGAGCCACCGATGCtgaaaaaattagatttaagaaaAAACTTGCAGAAGAGTCTGGCTCAACTTTAAAAAATTTCAAGGGAGACATTGATCAAGCTCTAAAACCTGTTGAAGGGGCAAGAACAGTATCTACAGCTAAAAACCAGACACCccccattttaaacattttttcacaAAAGCCTGCCTGTGCCTTACAAAATCAAGTAGATTCTGTTGCATTAGATACTACCTCAACAGAATCTGGTCTCAACCAATATCATATTCCTAAAGAAACAGATCCCTCCCATGCCTTTCTGACTGAGAGTTGTCTGCCTGTAAAGTTTCCACAGACAAAGTGTGTGTCACCGCTATGCACCACTTCAGATGAGGGAAGTCTACCTGCAAAAGAATCCCAAATTCTTGCACAGAGCCTACCCAATATTTCTAGCGCATGTTCTGATACTTTGGCTCTTGATTCTAATTCAGCAGCAAATCTTGCAATTGTAGATACTTGTGAACCTTCAAAAAATGACCACAAAGACACAGTTCCCTCCCCAGCATTTTCTAAAACTGGAATTAGTTCCACCGAACACCCCACTGCAATAAAGGCAGACTCTTCTCAACACCTCAGTGAAACTGGGGCAGATTTTTCTAGACGCTTCACCGCTGTAGGGGCAGAACCATCTACAGCAGAAAATGTGCATTCCCAACACCATTCTCAACTAACTCCTGCATCTAAAACAGACTGTTTTCAACAGCCTACTGCAGTGAGGAAAGACTTTTCCCTGCACCCCACTGCTACAGAATGTAGAACTTCACAAAACCTCCCTATTACAAAAAAACCTGATTCTTTCCAACAGCCAACTGCAGCAGAAAGTGAATCGTTTTACCACTTCACTACAATTAAAGCAGCCTCTTCTCAACAGCCTACTGAGACAGGAGAAGACTCTTCTCAGCCCCCCATTAAAACTAGGACAGACTATTGCCAACAATCCAGTGGAGCAGAAAGCGAAGACTCTGAAATACACACTGCAGTGCAGACAGACCCTACTACAACAAGAAATAAATCATCCCAACAGTACTCTGCAGTAACCTCAGACTTTTc AAAACATTCAACTGCAAAAGACTCTGTGCAACACCATGTGGCAAAAGAAAGTAAACATTCCCATAAACCCACTGCATCAGATACACAACACTTCGTGCAGCCAAATGCTCCTGCTGCAACCTCTTCAAAACATTCCAGTGCAATGGAGATAGACTACTCCCAGCAGCCCACTTCGACAGCCACATACTTTTCTCAACACCCCACTGCAGCAGCCACAGATTCTTCTCAGCAACCCATTGCAAAGGAGACAGACTCTTCTCAAAAGCCTATTGCAATGGAGACATACACTTTTCAGCAGTCCACTGCATCAGTGGTAGACACCATCAAAGAGCTAAGTGCATCAGAGGCAGACACTCCCCAGTCCCACACTTCAACAAAAAGTGACCTTTCCACAGAACCTTTTAAACAGTTACCTTTATTGGGAGCAAGCTCTTCTCAACAGCCCACTGCCATAACCACAGCTTCTACACAGCAGCCAACTATAACAATCCCAGACTCTTCAGACACAGACTCTTCCCAGCAGCCCACTGCAGCAGAGATAGACTCTTCCCAGCAACCTGCTGCAACAGAGACAGGCTCTTCCAGGAAGCCGGCTGCAGCAGACAAAGACTCCTCCCAGAAGTCCACTGCAACAGTCACAGACTATTCAGACACAGATTCTTCCCAGCAGCCCACTGCAACAGTCAAACACTCTTCAGACACAGACGCTTCCCAGCAGCCCACTGCAGCAGAGATAGACTCTTCCAGAGAGCCCACTGAAGCAGACACAGACTCCTCCCAGAAGTCCACTTCAGCAGGCACAGACTCTTCCCAGCACCCCACTGCAATAGAGATAGACTCTACCAGGAAGCCAGGTGCAGCAGACAAAGACTCCTCCCAGAAGTCCACTGCAACAGTCACAGACTCTTCAGACGCAGACTCTTCTCAGCAGCCCACTGTAACCGTCACAGACTCTTCAGACACAGACTGTTCCCAGCAGCTCACTGCAACAGTCAAAGACTCTTCAGACACAGACTCTTCCCAGCAGCCCACTGCAACAGTCACAGACTCTTCAGACACAGACTCTTCCCAGCAGCCCACTGCAGCAGAGATAGACTCTTCCCAGCAGCCCACTGCAACAGAGATATGCTCTTCCAGGAAGCCGGCTGCAACAGACAAAGACTCCTCCCAGAAGTCCGCTTCAACAGGCACAGACTCTTCAGACACCGACTCTTCTCAGCAGCCCACTGTAACAGTCACAGACTCTTCAGACACAGACTCCTCTCAGCAGCCCACTTCAACAGTCACAGACTCTTCCCAGCAGCCCACTGCAACAGTCAAAGACTCTTCAGACACAGACTCCTCTCAGCAGCCCACTGTAACAGTCACAGACTCTTCAGACACAGACTCCTCTCAGCAGCCCACTGCAACAGTCACAGACTCTTCCCAGCAGCCCACTGCAACAGTCAAAGACTCTTCAGGCACAGACTCCTCTCAGCAGCCCACTGTAACAGTCACAGACTCTTCAGACACAGACTCCTCTCAGCAGCCCACTGCAACAGTCATAGACTCTTCCCAGCAGCCCACTGCAACAGTCAAAGACTCTTCAGACACAGACTCCTCTCAGCAGCCCACTGCAACAGTCACAGACTCTTCCCAGCAGCCCACTGCAACAGTCAAAGACTCTTCAGACACAGACTCCTCTCAGCAGCCCACTGCAACAGTCACAGACTCTTCCCAGCAGCCCACTGCAACAGTCAAAGACTCTTCAGAAACAGACTCCTCTCAGCAGCCAACTGTAACAGTCACAGACTCTTCAGACACAGACTCTTCCCAGCAGCTCACTGCAACAGTCACAGACTCTTCAGACACAGACTCTTTCCAGCAGCCCACTGCAACAGTCAAAGACTCTTCCCAGCAGCCCACTGCAACAGTCACAGACTCTTCAGACACAGACTCTTCCCAGCAGCCCACTGCAGCAGAGATAGGCTCTTCCAGGAAGCCGGCTGCAACAGACAAAGACTCCTCCCAGAAGTCCGCTTCAATAGGCACAGACTCTTCAGACACCGACTCTTCTCAGCAGCCCACTGTAACAGTCACAGACTCTTCAGACACAGACTCTTCCCAGCAGCCCACTGCAACAGTCAAAGACTCTTCAGACACAGACCCTTTCCAGCAGCCAACTATAACTGTCAGAGACTCTTCAGGCACAGACTCATCCCAGCAACCCACATCAACAGTCACAGACTCTTCAGACATAGACTCTTCCCAGCAGCCCGCTGCAACAGAGATAGGCTCTTCCAAGAAGCCGGCTGCAGCAGACAAAGACTCCTCCCAGAATTCCACTTCAACAGGCAAAGACTCTACAGACACATACTCTTCTCAGCAGCCCACTGTAACAGTCACAGACTCTTCAGACACAGACTCTTTCCAGCAGCCCGCTAAAACAGTCACAGACTCTTCAGTGACAGACTCGTCCCAGCAACCCACTGCAACAGTCACAGACACTTCAGGGACAGACTCTTCCCAGCAGCCCAATGCAGCAGAGATAGACTCTTCCAGAGAGTCCACTGCAGCAGACACATACTCCTCCCAGAAGTCCACTTCAGCAGGCACAGACTCTTCCCAGCAGACTGCTGCAACAGAGACAGATTTTTCCCAGTCCACTGTAAAAGACACAGACTCTTTCCAGCAGCCCATTGCAACAGAGGTAGACTCTTCCAGAGAGCCTACTGCATCAGACACAGACTCCTCCCAGACATCCACTGCAACAGAAACAGATTCTTCCCCTGAGCCCACTGCAGCAGTCACAGACACTTCCCAGAAGTCCGCTTCAACAGTCACAGACACTTCCCAGAAGTCCACTGCAACAGAAACAGATTCTTCCCCTGAGCCCACTGCAGCAGTCACAGAGACTTCCCAGAAGTCCACCTCAACAGTCACAGACACTTCCCAGAAGTCCACTGCAACAGAAACAGATTCTTCCCCTGAGCCCACAGCAACAGTCACAGATTCTTCTCAGCATTCCATTGTAACATACACCGACTCTTCACAACAACCCACTGCTAGAGTCACAGACTCTTCAGACACAGACTCTTCTCAGAAACCTGCTGCAACAACCACAGACTACTTCCAGCAGTCCTTTGCAACAGAGACAGACTCCTCCCAGCAGCACGCTGCAAAAGAGACAGACTCTTCCAAGACACACACTGTAACAGCCACAGACTCTCTCCAGCTGTCCATTCCAACAGAGACTGACTTGTCCCAGCAGCTCACTGTAACAGAAAGTGAATTTTCCCCAAATCCCaccaaaacagagacagacactTCCAAACAtcctattaaaacagaaaatgaatcCCTTCAAGACATCACTGCAACAAAATCTGACTGTGTGAATGCGAAAAAAGATGATAACTTATCCGAAGCCTTTAGCAAACTAATACCCATTCTAGAGGCTAACATTACTCAAAAAGACCATAGCatatctcaaaatccagtcatcaCAGACTTAAATTCCCCAGCTGAACATTCCCAATCTGATACCGTTACACCTTGTAATAGCCAAGTGGAACTAAACCAAACACAAGGATGTATAACTCGTACAGTAAAAGACACAGATAATGGTGCTTTAACTAGTCTTGATTCAATGGAGGTGAGCTCAACTCAGCCTCAAGGTTCACCAGAACCTTGCCTGTCCTCGGATGAGATCAACTCAACTCAGGGAATAACACAATTACAGTCTAACTTATCATCAAATCCTATGGAACCTAGCTATCAAAAAGACTCAAAGCCTGAGAAAACAGATGAGCACCATAAATCTGACACCATTACAGAGCAAACTCAGAGTCATGATACTTCAGCTATAGATTCAGGGCCTCAGATAGAAGTTTATACCGCAATAGACTCTAACGGGGTTGATAAAATTAAACCAACAGCACCAGAGGTAGAAAACACTGTGACTAAAATTACAGAGGtgtcagaaaaaacacatttgactGTTCACAGTAATTCAGAAAACCAGTCTTCTGTTGCAGAGAATACAAATTCGAATGTGTCTGCCCATCAGACATCTACTGAAAATGTTATCTCTTGCAGCAACCTTAGAGATGACACTAAAGTTCTTTTAGAGCAAATTTCAGCAAAGAACCAACGCAGATCTTCCCTGTCCAAGCAGAGTCTTGCTGCACCCAATGAAGCCAAAAAGGCTGAGGTTAGCTCTGCAGATAAATTATCAAGTTGTTCAGGAAGGCCCTGGTCCTCCAAGACTACACCAGAAGAGCGGGAGATGTTACTACAAAAAATGGAGCAAATGCGTAAAGAGAGGAAGGTCTACAGCCGTTTTGAA GCCTCATGA